One window of Elaeis guineensis isolate ETL-2024a chromosome 11, EG11, whole genome shotgun sequence genomic DNA carries:
- the LOC140852617 gene encoding uncharacterized protein, whose amino-acid sequence MGSFIDADVTGGEILRPGITQFATNYIALDSLLQKKIALRQMFVSAEWQESRYARAGTDGSHVENLVTSQSFWQRAEKIVKAIKPLYEVLRAVDSERYPQMGFLYYMMKRAKKQISENDPKHAQEFINIIERRWDYQMGRDLHLAAYYLNPRFQYTIPGIDMDSELLAVFRNVIYKMVPDPEIASLCLQEVC is encoded by the exons atgggttctttcattgatgcggacgttACTGGGGGGGAGATCTTACGACCGGGTATCACAcagtttgctaccaactacatagcacttgatagtcttcttcagaagaaaatagccctacgtcagatgtttgtcagtgccgagtggcaggagagcagatatgcgagggccggcactgatggaagtcatgtggagaacttggtgacgagtcagtcattttggcagcgggctgagaagatagtgaaggctattaagcctttatatgaggtgcttcgcgccgtggacagcgagagatacccccagatgggcttcctatattacatgatgaagagggcaaagaaacagatcagtgagaatgatcccaagcatgctcaagaattcattaacattattgagcgccgttgggactatcagatgggcagagatttgcatctagctg cttattacttgaatccgagatttcagtatactattccggggatagatatggatagcgagcttcttgctgtttttcgcaatgtcatatataagatggtgcccgatccagaaatcgcgtcgttgtgtctgcaagaggtatgctag